One window of the Oncorhynchus gorbuscha isolate QuinsamMale2020 ecotype Even-year linkage group LG17, OgorEven_v1.0, whole genome shotgun sequence genome contains the following:
- the LOC124001407 gene encoding membrane progestin receptor beta-like encodes VDTHKVAVSSQRWESPERESFRDTEVPLLFREPYILSGYRPVGHSWSFYFLSLFQIHNETINVWSHLLAGVCVALRFSVFAVMCGGGLVGLTLNGPDGLGLYLDLACLPLVYYVLSLLTYLCCSATAHLLQSHSELAHYALFFLDYVGVAVYQYGCALALYFYSSDPAWRRSRVGEVFLPAAALLAWLSCACCCFAKLSYRHPYPLHRKLCQVVPTGLAYLLDSSPVAHRLVSRTWGDDPAMTLHAIQVLLFLLAAFFFSCPMPERFFPGHCDIIGHGHQLFHFLLSLCTLTQQEAVFEDFLSRRASLTREYGECRLLVAAVSFPALVFCSVLTAVVMKRLVERRLRKEDSWGEEVERG; translated from the exons GTTGATACACATAAAGTTGCAGTCAGTAGTCAGAGGTGGGAGAGTCCAGAAAGGGAGAGTTTCAG AGACACTGAGGTCCCCCTTCTCTTCCGTGAGCCCTACATCCTGTCTGGCTACCGGCCCGTGGGCCATTCCTGGAGCTTCTACTTCCTCAGCCTCTTCCAGATACACAATGAGACAATCAACGTGTGGAGCCACTTGCTGGCCGGAGTCTGCGTTGCCCTGAGGTTCTCTGTGTTTGCTGTGATGTGTGGAGGG GGTCTCGTGGGCCTGACCCTGAATGGACCAGACGGGCTGGGTCTTTACCTGGACCTGGCCTGTCTACCGCTGGTCTACTACGTCCTGTCTCTTCTGACCTACTTGTGCTGCAGCGCTACAGCCCACCTGCTCCAGTCCCACTCCGAGCTGGCCCACTATGCCCTATTCTTCCTGGACTATGTGGGAGTGGCTGTGTACCAGTATGGCTGTGCCCTGGCTCTATACTTCTACAGCTCTGATCCCGCATGGAGACGCAGTCGAGTAGGAGAG GTGTTCCTCCCTGCAGCAGCTCTCCTGGCTTGGTTGTCCTGTGCCTGCTGCTGCTTTGCCAAACTCAGTTACCGCCACCCGTACCCACTCCATCGTAAGCTGTGCCAGGTCGTGCCAACCGGTCTGGCGTACCTGCTAGACAGCAGTCCTGTGGCACATAGACTGGTCAGCAGGACCTGGGGAGACGACCCTGCTATGACCCTACACGCAATACAg GTGTTGCTGTTCCTCCTGGCAGCGTTCTTCTTCTCCTGTCCCATGCCTGAGCGTTTCTTTCCTGGGCACTGTGACATCATCGGCCACGGGCACCAGCtcttccacttcctcctctccctctgcacGCTGACCCAACAGGAAGCTGTGTTTGAGGACTTCCTGTCCCGGCGGGCGTCCCTGACGAGGGAGTACGGGGAGTGCCGCCTACTGGTGGCAGCCGTGTCATTTCCTGCCCTGGTGTTCTGTAGCGTGCTGACAGCTGTGGTCATGAAGAgattggtggagaggaggctgaggaAGGAGGACAGTtggggggaggaggtagagagaggatag
- the LOC124001242 gene encoding interleukin-17A-like, giving the protein MELKSNVSKYLVVCCVSMLLGLTMAKGMKVTKERCNETLIIPSDFYKIPTEESEGNGNIHTRSLSPWTWKSTTVENRIPQTMWEAECSSMYCVYPTNSSQYMRYGQNSVPIYQQVVVLYTAATRKCYSASFLSVAVGCTCAWARTT; this is encoded by the exons ATGGAGCTCAAAAGCAACGTGTCGAAGTACCTG GTTGTGTGCTGTGTGTCTATGCTGCTGGGCCTGACCATGGCGAAAGGAATGAAGGTGACAAAGGAGAGGTGTAACGAAACACTGATCATCCCTTCAGACTTCTACAAGATTCCCACAGAGGAATCAGAGGGAAATGGGAACATTCACACACGCTCTCTGTCACCCTGGACCTGGAA AAGCACTACAGTGGAGAACCGTATTCCTCAGACCATGTGGGAGGCCGAGTGCAGCTCTATGTACTGTGTCTACCCCACCAACAGCAGCCAGTACATGCGCTACGGGCAGAACTCTGTACCTATCTACCAGCAGGTTGTGGTACTCTACACTGCAGCCACCAGGAAGTGCTACAGCGCCTCCTTCCTGTCTGTGGCCGTGGGGTGCACCTGTGCATGGGCAAGGACTACTTGA
- the il17a/f1 gene encoding interleukin 17a/f1 has translation MGSTSNVHFLMVLCLMGLLVMMMMTGAEAAPHVHPGLTGRRSQNNLQGHKKPVEPSAPNTITVPLHLDPSDLIPSRPVRSIGNHSISPWTTNTTYDESRFPQTISEVRCSLEGCLNVAGKEDRCLESKPIYHQILVLRKVMGSKDRYYYRLEAKIIAVGCTCVRPSIEYQQ, from the exons ATGGGTTCTACTTCAAACGTACACTTTTTGATG GTGCTGTGTTTAATGGGgttgttggtgatgatgatgatgacgggtGCAGAGGCTGCCCCCCACGTCCATCCAGGGTTGACAGGGAGACGCTCACAGAACAACCTTCAGGGACACAAGAAGCCTGTAGAGCCTTCAGCTCCAAACACAATAACTGTCCCCCTGCACCTGGACCCGAGCGACTTGATTCCTTCCCGCCCCGTCAGATCCATTGGGAACCACTCCATCTCCCCATGGACTACCAA cACCACCTATGATGAGTCCCGCTTTCCCCAAACCATCTCGGAGGTCAGGTGCTCTCTGGAGGGCTGTCTGAACGTCGCGGGTAAGGAGGACAGGTGCCTGGAGTCCAAACCCATTTACCACCAGATCCTGGTCCTGAGGAAGGTGATGGGGAGCAAGGACAGATACTACTACCGGCTGGAGGCAAAGATCATCGCGGTGGGCTGCACCTGTGTCAGGCCTAGCATTGAGTACCAACAGTAA
- the LOC124001244 gene encoding stathmin-4-like isoform X2, which produces MTLAAYRDKIRELPLVSIFCSCILPEAKEKPTKKDVVDLNLCIIRDMEVIELNKRRSGQAFEVILKPPSFDGGPNPLATTPPRREPSLEEIQRKLDAAEERRKCQEAELLKHLAEKREHEREVAQKALEEHNNFIRLAKERMELRMEHNKEKREAHLAAMLERLQEKDKHAVEVS; this is translated from the exons ATGACTCTCGCAg CCTACAGAGACAAGATACGGGAGCTCCCTCTAGTGTCCATCTTCTGTTCCTGCATCCTACCTGAAGCCAAAGAAAAGCCCACCAAGAAAG ATGTGGTGGACCTGAATCTGTGCATCATCAGGGACATGGAGGTGATTGAGCTGAACAAGAGGAGATCCGGCCAGGCCTTCGAGGTCATCCTGAAGCCCCCCTCGTTTGACGGGGGTCCGAACCCTCTCGCCACCACACCTCCACGCAGGGAGCCCTCCCTGGAAGAGATCCAGAGAAAGCTGGACGccgctgaggagaggagaaag TGCCAGGAGGCTGAGTTACTGAAGCACCTGGCTGAGAAGCGGGAACACGAGCGTGAGGTGGCCCAGAAGGCCCTGGAGGAACACAACAACTTCATTCGGCTGGCCAAGGAGCGCATGGAGCTGCGCATGGAGCACAACAAGGAGAAACGGGAGGCACACCTGGCCGCCATGCTGGAACGCCTGCAGGAGAAG GACAAGCACGCTGTGGAG GTTTCATGA
- the LOC124001244 gene encoding stathmin-4-like isoform X1, whose product MTLAAYRDKIRELPLVSIFCSCILPEAKEKPTKKDVVDLNLCIIRDMEVIELNKRRSGQAFEVILKPPSFDGGPNPLATTPPRREPSLEEIQRKLDAAEERRKCQEAELLKHLAEKREHEREVAQKALEEHNNFIRLAKERMELRMEHNKEKREAHLAAMLERLQEKDKHAVEVRKNREHKEESG is encoded by the exons ATGACTCTCGCAg CCTACAGAGACAAGATACGGGAGCTCCCTCTAGTGTCCATCTTCTGTTCCTGCATCCTACCTGAAGCCAAAGAAAAGCCCACCAAGAAAG ATGTGGTGGACCTGAATCTGTGCATCATCAGGGACATGGAGGTGATTGAGCTGAACAAGAGGAGATCCGGCCAGGCCTTCGAGGTCATCCTGAAGCCCCCCTCGTTTGACGGGGGTCCGAACCCTCTCGCCACCACACCTCCACGCAGGGAGCCCTCCCTGGAAGAGATCCAGAGAAAGCTGGACGccgctgaggagaggagaaag TGCCAGGAGGCTGAGTTACTGAAGCACCTGGCTGAGAAGCGGGAACACGAGCGTGAGGTGGCCCAGAAGGCCCTGGAGGAACACAACAACTTCATTCGGCTGGCCAAGGAGCGCATGGAGCTGCGCATGGAGCACAACAAGGAGAAACGGGAGGCACACCTGGCCGCCATGCTGGAACGCCTGCAGGAGAAG GACAAGCACGCTGTGGAGGTGAGGAAAAACAGAGAGCACAAGGaggagagcgggtag